One genomic segment of Canis lupus familiaris isolate Mischka breed German Shepherd unplaced genomic scaffold, alternate assembly UU_Cfam_GSD_1.0 chrUn_S1713H1907, whole genome shotgun sequence includes these proteins:
- the LOC119878548 gene encoding protein YIF1B isoform X1, translated as MHPAGLAAAGTPRQRKWPSKRRIPVSQPGMADPHQLFDDTSSAQSRGYGAQRAPSGLGYPAASASPQAAFLADPVSNMAMAYGSSLAAQGKELVDKNIDRFIPVTKLKYYFAVDTMYVGKKLGLLFFPYLHQDWEVQYQQDTPVAPRFDVNAPDLYIPAMAFITYVLVAGLALGTQDRFSPDLLGLQASSALAWLTLEVLAILLSLYLVTVNTDLTTIDLVAFLGYKYVGMIGGVLMGLLFGKIGYYVVLGWCCVSIFVFMIRTLRLKILAEAAAEGVPVRGARNQLRMYLTMAVAAAQPLLMYWLTFHLVR; from the exons ATGCACCCGGCAGGCTTGGCGGCGGCGGGGACGCCCCGGCAGCGTAAGTGGC CGTCGAAGCGGAGGATCCCCGTGTCCCAGCCGGGCATGGCTGACCCCCACCAGCTCTTCGATGACACAAGTTCGGCCCAGAGCCGGGGCTACGGGGCCCAGCGGGCTCCCAGCGGCCTGGGCTACCCTGCAGCCTCCGCGTCCCCGCAGGCCGCCTTCCTGGCTGACCCTGTGTCCAACATGGCCATGGCCTACGGGAGCAGCCTGGCCGCACAGGGCAAGGAGCTGGTGGATAAGAAC aTCGACCGCTTCATCCCCGTCACCAAGCTCAAGTATTACTTTGCCGTGGACACCATGTATGTGGGCAAAAAGCTGGGCCTGCTCTTCTTCCCCTACCTGCACCAG GACTGGGAAGTGCAGTACCAGCAGGACACTCCCGTGGCCCCCCGCTTTGATGTCAACGCTCCTGACCTCTACATTCCAG CTATGGCTTTCATCACTTATGTCTTGGTGGCTGGCCTGGCGCTGGGGACCCAGGATAG GTTCTCCCCAGACCTCCTTGGGCTGCAGGCAAGCTCTGCGTTGGCCTGGCTGACACTGGAGGTGCTGGCCATCCTGCTCAGTCTCTACCTGGTCACTGTCAACACTGACCTCACCACTATCGACCTGGTGGCCTTCTTGGGCTATAAATACGTTGG GATGATTGGCGGGGTCCTTATGGGCCTGCTCTTTGGGAAGATTGGCTACTACGTGGTGCTGGGGTGGTGCTGCGTGTCTATCTTTGTGTTCATG atcCGGACGCTGCGGCTGAAGATCCTGGCGGAGGCGGCGGCCGAGGGCGTCCCGGTGCGCGGGGCGCGGAACCAGCTGCGCATGTACCTGACCATGGCCGTGGCGGCGGCGCAGCCCCTGCTCATGTACTGGCTCACCTTCCACCTGGTGCGGTGA
- the LOC119878548 gene encoding protein YIF1B isoform X3: MPASKRRIPVSQPGMADPHQLFDDTSSAQSRGYGAQRAPSGLGYPAASASPQAAFLADPVSNMAMAYGSSLAAQGKELVDKNIDRFIPVTKLKYYFAVDTMYVGKKLGLLFFPYLHQDWEVQYQQDTPVAPRFDVNAPDLYIPAMAFITYVLVAGLALGTQDRFSPDLLGLQASSALAWLTLEVLAILLSLYLVTVNTDLTTIDLVAFLGYKYVGMIGGVLMGLLFGKIGYYVVLGWCCVSIFVFMIRTLRLKILAEAAAEGVPVRGARNQLRMYLTMAVAAAQPLLMYWLTFHLVR; this comes from the exons ATGCCAG CGTCGAAGCGGAGGATCCCCGTGTCCCAGCCGGGCATGGCTGACCCCCACCAGCTCTTCGATGACACAAGTTCGGCCCAGAGCCGGGGCTACGGGGCCCAGCGGGCTCCCAGCGGCCTGGGCTACCCTGCAGCCTCCGCGTCCCCGCAGGCCGCCTTCCTGGCTGACCCTGTGTCCAACATGGCCATGGCCTACGGGAGCAGCCTGGCCGCACAGGGCAAGGAGCTGGTGGATAAGAAC aTCGACCGCTTCATCCCCGTCACCAAGCTCAAGTATTACTTTGCCGTGGACACCATGTATGTGGGCAAAAAGCTGGGCCTGCTCTTCTTCCCCTACCTGCACCAG GACTGGGAAGTGCAGTACCAGCAGGACACTCCCGTGGCCCCCCGCTTTGATGTCAACGCTCCTGACCTCTACATTCCAG CTATGGCTTTCATCACTTATGTCTTGGTGGCTGGCCTGGCGCTGGGGACCCAGGATAG GTTCTCCCCAGACCTCCTTGGGCTGCAGGCAAGCTCTGCGTTGGCCTGGCTGACACTGGAGGTGCTGGCCATCCTGCTCAGTCTCTACCTGGTCACTGTCAACACTGACCTCACCACTATCGACCTGGTGGCCTTCTTGGGCTATAAATACGTTGG GATGATTGGCGGGGTCCTTATGGGCCTGCTCTTTGGGAAGATTGGCTACTACGTGGTGCTGGGGTGGTGCTGCGTGTCTATCTTTGTGTTCATG atcCGGACGCTGCGGCTGAAGATCCTGGCGGAGGCGGCGGCCGAGGGCGTCCCGGTGCGCGGGGCGCGGAACCAGCTGCGCATGTACCTGACCATGGCCGTGGCGGCGGCGCAGCCCCTGCTCATGTACTGGCTCACCTTCCACCTGGTGCGGTGA
- the LOC119878548 gene encoding protein YIF1B isoform X2, whose translation MHPAGLAAAGTPRQPSKRRIPVSQPGMADPHQLFDDTSSAQSRGYGAQRAPSGLGYPAASASPQAAFLADPVSNMAMAYGSSLAAQGKELVDKNIDRFIPVTKLKYYFAVDTMYVGKKLGLLFFPYLHQDWEVQYQQDTPVAPRFDVNAPDLYIPAMAFITYVLVAGLALGTQDRFSPDLLGLQASSALAWLTLEVLAILLSLYLVTVNTDLTTIDLVAFLGYKYVGMIGGVLMGLLFGKIGYYVVLGWCCVSIFVFMIRTLRLKILAEAAAEGVPVRGARNQLRMYLTMAVAAAQPLLMYWLTFHLVR comes from the exons ATGCACCCGGCAGGCTTGGCGGCGGCGGGGACGCCCCGGCAGC CGTCGAAGCGGAGGATCCCCGTGTCCCAGCCGGGCATGGCTGACCCCCACCAGCTCTTCGATGACACAAGTTCGGCCCAGAGCCGGGGCTACGGGGCCCAGCGGGCTCCCAGCGGCCTGGGCTACCCTGCAGCCTCCGCGTCCCCGCAGGCCGCCTTCCTGGCTGACCCTGTGTCCAACATGGCCATGGCCTACGGGAGCAGCCTGGCCGCACAGGGCAAGGAGCTGGTGGATAAGAAC aTCGACCGCTTCATCCCCGTCACCAAGCTCAAGTATTACTTTGCCGTGGACACCATGTATGTGGGCAAAAAGCTGGGCCTGCTCTTCTTCCCCTACCTGCACCAG GACTGGGAAGTGCAGTACCAGCAGGACACTCCCGTGGCCCCCCGCTTTGATGTCAACGCTCCTGACCTCTACATTCCAG CTATGGCTTTCATCACTTATGTCTTGGTGGCTGGCCTGGCGCTGGGGACCCAGGATAG GTTCTCCCCAGACCTCCTTGGGCTGCAGGCAAGCTCTGCGTTGGCCTGGCTGACACTGGAGGTGCTGGCCATCCTGCTCAGTCTCTACCTGGTCACTGTCAACACTGACCTCACCACTATCGACCTGGTGGCCTTCTTGGGCTATAAATACGTTGG GATGATTGGCGGGGTCCTTATGGGCCTGCTCTTTGGGAAGATTGGCTACTACGTGGTGCTGGGGTGGTGCTGCGTGTCTATCTTTGTGTTCATG atcCGGACGCTGCGGCTGAAGATCCTGGCGGAGGCGGCGGCCGAGGGCGTCCCGGTGCGCGGGGCGCGGAACCAGCTGCGCATGTACCTGACCATGGCCGTGGCGGCGGCGCAGCCCCTGCTCATGTACTGGCTCACCTTCCACCTGGTGCGGTGA
- the LOC119878549 gene encoding immortalization up-regulated protein-like — MEFDLTAALDSKKPHGTGQVGDHKHSAPKAQGASADKPRGHGHRSSDSSSSSGSSSDSDHDGKPRAAAPGPHGSSPGKAEKPKVKKKKEKKEKKEKKGKAKKEAPH; from the exons ATGGAGTTCGACCTGACCGCAG CCCTGGACTCCAAGAAGCCCCACGGGACAGGCCAGGTGGGAGACCACAAACACAGCGCCCCCAAAGCTCAGGGCGCGTCGGCGGATAAACCGAGG GGCCACGGCCACCGCAGCTCGGactccagcagcagcagcggcagctcCAGCGACTCCGACCATGACGGGAAG cctcgcgccgccgccccggggccgCACGGAAGCTCGCCGGGCAAGGCCGAGAAGCCCAaggtgaagaagaagaaggagaagaaggagaagaaggagaagaaggggaaggcgaagaaggaggctccccactga